The Branchiostoma floridae strain S238N-H82 chromosome 1, Bfl_VNyyK, whole genome shotgun sequence sequence acaaagaaaacaaaggcaaGCGTGCTTTAAACACTAATGGCCCACTAATATACATGGATTCCTCCATAAGCCTTATGACGACAGCCCAGGGAGCAATTCATCTGATACAGTGTCCTATCCTCTTGGAGTTAAGACCCAAGTAATGTCTGTTGGCACGCTATACACACAtttaacttaaagttaaagcaGAACAAATAGGtttttttactctccaagcagaggtaagcctccggccgcgagacatcaacgAAAACcgggtacaaaatagaaagcccaatatgcgataaaaacgtcaaaaaacgaccagagcctaacctctgcttagagagtattgtttttttatgatGATTGCGTGATTCTGTGTCAAACAAGCGCTTGGACACGTATGATCAGATCCTAATGTAAGCACGCACTCAACTAAAAGCCTGCCGCTGTCTGAAGGGCATTGGAATTATCCCAGAGTCCAGTCTTGTTTTAGCTGTGGTCAGCTCCCGAGGTTTGCTACCCCGACACCAATGGAACGCCCGATTCCGAAAATACGCACCAAGGGCCAGAATGTATAGCTGTAAAGTATACACGTATGGGCTATTTAATCCACTTAGCCTACTTAATATGTTACTTGATTTCTACTTAATAAAGGCAACATAACGTATGATTACGTATAGAGATAACGTATGTACACATGTCACTGTGAACAAGGTTCGGAGGTCACTGACCCCAAGTAGCCATGCTCAAACAGAGCCCGGAATGTAGCCCGCATCTATCATCGTGAAAAAACGTCTTCGCTGCATGTCATGTTTCCGCTAGAGTGTGAAGAATTTGGTGGTAACCTTCTTGACTAGGCTCATATCCAGCCCATGCCAAGATATGTTTACACTGTAGCTACGTTTTATGTTCCACCATGTTGTTGAATAACaaagtaacgttacgtgttttaTTACGCTGTTTGTGTTACACGTTTATTTGTTATGTTAGACGATCAATGATTTTCCCCCATCTACTTGCATCGTTATGGGCCAGAATGTTTTAATCAATTATCGTTGACTTAACATGTTGCTGGTCAAGTCAACTGGCCAGCAATGTCACACCCGTCGACCAATCTTCGTTGTTTGATATCTGACAATATATTAGGACAACATATCTCAAAAGCAGCTATGTTCCTCCTTAAATATTGCCTGACTTCTCTCATATGAAAAATAACATGGCCTGACCATCAAGAATGGACGAAATTTCTGGTTTTTCGTTGTATCTTCTACTATCATATGACGTTTCACATTACCTATTTGGCAATTTACACACCGTTATCCATTATTTTCATTGATATGGCAGGTGGAAACTTAGGAGTTACTCCATTACAGCATATTACACAACACAGACAACGCACATGTGACCTATACAAATATCTACACTGAACTGttcaaatatttttaaaaaacttgacAATTAATCTATCGGATCTATTTTCTTAATTCCTACAATTCTGAACAGCTATATACTGATGATATATATCGCCTAACAGTACAGGGCTTTATAGAGTAACCTGTAttacatcttttttttctatttgggtCATGAAGGGTAATTTTTGTTACGATCACTATTTGAGTACGTTCAACTTGGCAGTTTAGGGCTAAGATAGTTATGATATTTCAATAGCTGCTGTCGGCGAGGAATAACAAACGTTTGAAacctgaatattttttttttccatttgagAATTTGAGAATCATCTAAATATTTGTAAGCTGCCGAATGTAGTTTTTCGATCGTTATGACTATGTATATGATTGTAGTGTTTTCCCTAAAAGAGATGACTTAACTTGATAGTCAGCGGCTACTTCTTCGTCTTAGTCTTAGTTGTATTCATGCCCCAGTCTATCTGTGTACAAGCCAGGTTGTGCTTGAACAGGTTATATTTGAACCGTAAAGCTTCCGATTTTTCCCCGGGGTTTCTAAACTTCCCGTAGTCTTTGAATTCCGGCCCGCCTTTACGGTTGTGCCCGATGACGTTGTTGCGACAAGCGGCAGTCCGGAGCCTTCCAAGCGCAGAGAGGAATatttctgaaaaagaaaacaaaccaaagATTTAGCAATCAacttaaaaaaatgaaagattCTTTTTGAAGGAATAAAACTAATGCTAACGTAAAGTGCAAGCCACATCCTAGGTACTTTTGAGAATCCTGGAGGAAAGCAGATGAATATGTTGAACTTCCTCACATTGGATCGGGTTGTGTCTAAAAGCGCTTGTACATAATACATACCCATATagaagaattttaaaaagaGCTTAAAATAATGCCTTCGGTATTATGCCGCATGTCTAGgaccagaacatgagatatcgaAACCGAAATTCTCCTGCAGTACCGTAGGGAGACGTTAGTATGCGCATAATCAAATAATTTGGCCTTTGTTAGTTGTCAGTTACCAAATACCATTGACAATTCTACGGAGTTGTGGTCTCACACTGATAATACAATCTTCTTGGGATAGGCAATGCGATGTAAACCTAGCACGACATTCTCAAACATACCTTCGTGTCCAATCCTGGCCAATGCTTGGTCCGGGTCGAATCCGATAGACTTCACCTCATTAGTTGACGCCATGAAGAAATTTTGGCAGATCTCGTTGGCGTAACAACCTAAGGAATATCATCAATTTTACACCACAAGACGAGTATGAGTTACAACAATTTTGATTCAAACATATGTTGGGATCGACATACGGGTATTACAATTTGCACATACAAATTTCGACAACCTGTCATATGATCATCTAATTGCTTTAAATTGTATGGTAATGACAGTAAATTGATCAAAATATAATCAACTACATTagtgcctgcctgcctgcctaagtgcctaggccagtgactggccccttgctctcTCCGTGATATTTCTCCAGACTGCACATTAGTGACACTTGAAATATTTTCCATGTTGCTCATTCATATGAGCTATGTACTTATTTTGTCAATTTCACTAAATTTAACTTAACAAATTTCCACTTGGGCAAAACTCATTTACAAGATTGTGGCGAATAGAAATGCAACATTTACATCAATACTTGCCTTTTTGTATTCTatgatttgtttatttagttttaAAAAACGTTAGAACAGAGGCTTACCAGGGAAGCCCGGGATCTCGTGAAAGTGGTTGGGTTCGTACCGCTGCAGCAGGCAGATGTGGTTATTCTCCCCTGTAACCTCTAACGTGCTGGAAAACTTCGACTCCCTCTTCTCGTATGTTGCGCTCACCTTGATGTGAAAATGAGGAAACATGAGTTACGTAGATCTTGCGCGTGAGCAGAAATGTACTGAAACAAAGCATAGCTTTCTTACAACGGTACAACATTGTAGcagaaatatagaaaaaaaaccgTTACAACCGTTATGTTCaacaattaaaaagaaaatgacaatgaGCAGACAGCAAGAGCTGAATGAGAGACTCAAATATGTAGATTTTTAGATCAAATGTTCACGTCAGAAAACATAAGTTAATTCACCAGATGGAAGTTTGTCTTGTCCAACAGTGACATAAACATGTGCAGTCTTGTGTCATTCCTGATGTAGTGGTCATCGTCGGTATACAGGAAGTATTCCGTGGACACCTGGGATAAACCCAGATTTCGGCCCGCAAAGTAACCCTGGAACAGAAAGTATGCAGCACGGTTagttcattacctttgccagggCGTTTATATCATCGGTTCTTTGAAACAGCGTATAAAGTGTGGCTGTGTTTGTGGTTTAACAGCACAACTCAAGAAGTCATGGATAGGttgttttggtatgtgggtaggtgtcaaCAAAACGAATGGCAGATCTATTGACAAGCCCCCTAGTGGATTTCTATGGCACTGCAACGGAAATTACACTTTTGGTATTTTATGTTGTGAACATGCTAAGATCTGGAGTTTGAGTGGCAGTTAGCTTTTGGGTGAGGAATTTTATCACCCTTTAGCGAAGTTGCGAGCATTCTCAGTTGTAATGTATTGTGGGCATAGCGCAAAGTTTAAACAGTCCTATTTCTCGACGTACTGATTTTTTTCGCCTCAGGAGCCTAAACTTCTGACTTCAACCCAACATTCTATACAGCGGCTTATTGGTTGAATTTTGTTGTGGAAAGCGGAAATGACATACTATGTTTTCCGGCATCCGGAATTGATCGACGTTAGGTGCTTGAACACTGGTGAATAGCTTGCTGGGGGTGTCGTCTGCAATGACCATTCTCGTCCCCGGGTAGTATTCGTGAATGGAGGCGATGAGCCGTTTGAGGTTGCTGTACCGGTAGAAGGTCTTCACCACCACGGTCACTCTGTCTTGGAACTTTCCTGAAATTGTAAGAGAGACAATTGGTTTGAAAAATTTCCAAGAACATTCAAAATTtctcacagaaaaaaatatttttctatccGATGTTGAATATAAATGTACCGTTAATACATACTTTAAGTTCATAAGTCGGTCAGACTACACGTCACGATAAATgccttttattaaaaaaacacagaggaCGGATGAGTAAAaaccaaaatatacatatgctTACCTCCTTTTTGATCGTATAGCCAGGGCAGCTGTACCTGCTGGATGTGTACCGGTATGGTTGCAGTGAAACCAGCGTATTGAAGCCGCACTATAAAAAGAGaggaaatataatattttcacactgatgaatgaaaattttttttcGTAAAATTGTggtaacaaaacaaataaacgcatacaaacaacatgtactCTTTAAGCACCAGTTGATCAGAAAATGATAACTGTACAACAGCCTGTGCTGAAACATACAATAAAACCGATAACTTGGAGTTCAAACTGGCCGGTTGCTTTCCCGTTCTTTATCAGGTGCCATTCCTCGAAAGGGAATGTATTGGTGAGAATTCCAACATGATCAATGGCTCCGTTCCTTAGGCGTTGAAAAAAACTGGTTATATTTACTCTTAGCCAAATTGGTGCAATTTCGCATTTTATACCCCAAGATCATTCTCCAGCAACCTTCCTTCAAATGATCGTTTTCACCCTTTTCCACAGTGATGACCACACCCCTCCAACCCCACTGCTCCAGTGCCCTTATCGTAGTACGTTACCTAAGTCGAATGTGTTCGCATCATATAGTGTGTTCCGATACACGATGTACAGCAGCTGTCTGTTCAACAGAGATGGGTTGGTCGTGCGGATGGTCAACTGCGCGGTCCCTTCCCCCTCCGCAGCTACATAGTCCACACTGCTAGCGAGGTCGAAAACACCCTTCTCTGCATTTAGTTGGACCTTGAATGATAAAGAAAGTGTTTTTTCTCACGTCACGTAATAGGAATACTAACATTGAGGCGAACGCAGCTATCTACGTTTGGAAGAATCTTATCTCACATTGGAGAGTACCGAAAGTACATGAAAACCATCCTCCCGCGCACGGTTGACCCTCGCGGCAAAGTCTCACGATATCGTCAGGCATTGCCCCGAGAGTGCACACGTGGGAGGGTGATGAAAACTTGCCTATAAGTTTGTTGAAAAAGTCGCACTATGCTTGAGCTACAAACCATTGAGATTGAATCTAAGACACCAACATAGCAGCCAGCACCTGTCTGCTTCATCGATGAGAAAGGGGATTATAAAGTTCTGTACTCCTTACATTAATGCGTCAACGACAAACCTCCGAAAGATTGCATTTTGTAAGCTGTGATTATCTAATGTTTTGGGTCCTAACATGCTGAATAAATATTTGACTTGTACAACGGAACGCGTGAGTGTTGTCGGCTTAATGGACAAATCAATATACCATGTACCTGTACTACAAATCAAATGTCTCGGTACGAGAGACCTTGTTGAAGAAAGACCACCATGTGACCATATCGTGTGCCTTGGCCAAGATATAATCCATACTCTAAAACTTATTGGAGCTTCATCACAACATTTGAACGGTATAGAGAGATTATAAAGCTAAACAGCCCGTTAAGTATGAAAACTGGTATCAATAACACCTTTTTACCGTGAAACTTCGAAACTTACCGTTAGCTGTGTTTGACCTTGGACGACACTAGCATCGAACCAATCTATACGAACTCCTGTAGATATCAGAGAGGGGGGAGCACTTGGTTtaatttgattgtttgtttgtacatatatatcttACATCTTGGAGAAGAGGAATGTTTTGAACGATCCACTGATATATGCTTTGACGATTctaaatattattattagtcACACAGAGGCTCATAtaacttttaaaaattctttaTTGCTCTTAGCTCTTAAAGATTTGACTTCTACTCCACTGCTTCACTTTACACTGACCTTCAATGCAAAGCTAAACCAGACTGCACTGTTCATATATTAGCATCAAAACACGCCCGAAACACGTCATGAAAATTtggatgagtccaatttttgtgttgcatATTACAGTGAAACTAGTTCAATAAAACACGTCTCTGTTAGTAAACAACATTCAGTAAACTTCTTTAGTAGACGACATTCTTCCAATAGATCGTTTTTCACGTGACGTCACATGGACACCAACATTGAAGCGGCCTTTTGCATTTGAGTGAATCATACTACATCCAATTTTACATAGTTTCTGGCCCCTCTCAAATACGTGTATGTAGTTCACAAAAGAGAATAGCAGAATAATACATAAAGACCTGTCTATAAGATTGGAAAACGTCGTTTACGTTGGGCTGCGGTCTACTGAAATGCAGATcaaggacaccaacatggcgaccaTTGCTATGGACATACTCTATGCAAGATCCATACCGTTTAACCTGACCTTCCTCCTGGGCCTGCAGTACACACCGTGAGCCGGGTAGCTGATCGGTGAAGACCCCTCCACTTGGTTGTAAACATCCTTGAGGTCAATACGCCTGAGGAAACGGGTAGAATTTTATGTATTTTAGAAGCTAGATCAAAGTGTTTATGGAGAACTCCAGAAGTTTCTATTGATAGATGACGTTACTAATGACGACTATACGTTTGCTTTGCTTTCCAGAATGGCGGCGGTAGCGGGACGTGAAACTTCAGTATTCCAGTTGTTTTACTCTACACAACAAACATACCGATAAGTATTCATGAGCAAGGGCTTTAGAAACGAGTATGGTACATGCTAGTAGATCATTGGTACTGAGAACAAACTCTGATGTCACATCCAATTCTATGGACATCCTGAGACTAAGCTATTTTGTAAATTTATTAACTTATTCAATCTCCGAGTATGCCCCTAAACACGTAGTATATCATATTAAAAGTAGACACTCACCGTCTCTCAAATCTTTCCAAACTTTCTGCCTGCTCTTTCTGTTTATTTGccagttgccatggtgacaagTAGTGTGATGGTCTCTGCCCGCCACACTTACAAAGGGTTTCCCTGTACGCAGAGGGAGGAAAACATTTTAGACTCTAGGACGCACCAATTTTACTTCTTGGTCTTTTgatttttacatgtaaatggttCAGTTGGTGGCGAAATATATAGGAAAGAGACATCATAGACCCAAATACTACAACAGGAACCACATGGATTTTTAACTTCAAATATATTGATAGATGGATTAGAGCAATAATTAGGCAAACATGGTCTTTAATAAATCTACTGTTGTCAAAATGTGAACATTTTTGGTTTGAGTTCACCCGGAAGTGAGTTGGGACATTTTTATTCACTTTACTTTCAAGTCAGAAAACAGTGAAGCGGTGAATCCGAGAACTAAGACATAAGATCGGCGTGATTGTAAGCAAGAAAAGTAGTCTGCTGTTTATCGAGCGCTTTTTGCAAGCTCTGAAGTTCCTTAAACACTAAGCTTGAAGAATCGTGTGGCCATATAATCTGCGACTTACAATGGTCATCGTCATATCTCTGGGTCACTACAGTGTTCAGGGGAATTGCGAATTACAACAATGAGTTCATTATGTTTTCGTACACAATACATGACGATTGTTTAATGTTGTGCAGGTGATCTTCCCTCTCGATGACACGTGAAACCCCAGTCACGCATTCATGGCTCTCTCACTACGATGGGCAGTAGTCGGCCCAGTAATAGGCCACGTATATCTCTCGCGATGACCATTTCACAACCATTACATGAAATAATGGTTAACTCACGACCTTTTTACAACCGGAATGCTTTCGGACCCTTTCCCACGCACCACGACACACCTAAGCCTCCACAACCATACTGTTCGGCTAGTTACCATACCAGTACCTAATAAAGTAGACGACTAAAGTATAAACAGAAAGCCGGGTTTACTTACTTTTCTGTCGGAATGTCTTCGTGTTCCCGACGCAGGGAGCGCAGGATCGTTTTGACTTCGTACCCCGGCGGAGCTTGTATGGAACCCGCTTCTCTTTTAGCTACTGAGTCGGCAGTCAGGTTGAACTTGAACCAGTAGTTGCCACAAAAGCTGTATATGTGGAGGTGTGGAACAATGTCAAAAATGAATGGTAGATGAATGAATGCCACTATTGTAACTTTATGTAGTAGAGATCGTCATGATAAACTAGATCTGGAAAATGTATATAGAAAATAACGTTCATAAATTTGTGTGATGAGTCAGAAAAACACCTGTTCATGTACGGGCAGTTGAATGATGCGtgaatgtacaaaatttcaggTAAGACAACTATCAGGGCATATCGGAATAATTACAGATTTGATTAGTACAACGTGCAATGTCATGATATAGTCTTATTGACCAATCCTGTTCGACTAGTCGGAAAACAAACATGTCGTTTCGATAAGctttttgttaaaatttttagttaagaaaacaaaatgcattCGCGAGAGGGGGAGGGTGCCAAACACTTACCAGCCGACGAAAAATAGAAGAGCGCTTCGGAAAAGTCGTGATCTCTGGTCTCGACTCATGTCGACGATCGTTCTGTGTATGGTTAACATCAAAACGAAGAAATTGTAATCAATGTGGAATAAAAATGCCTGTCCTTCATTTGTTGTCAAAATGGTGTAGAAACGTACACAATCTGGCCGCCCATGGAAATAGAACTGATCAAACCTGCGCGCCTCTATCTACAGTCCATTGAAGGtatttgtatactagtacatacatttgtatactacCGTCATATAcactactatatatatacataaatatacatgtacaaagagaaCTTAATTGACACCATAAAGGCATAGCGTGACTTTCATAAAGTCTTCTACCActagaaatgtacaaaaattactaCAAGTATGTAAACATAGTAGTAACGAGGCATTCTGGTTCAACTATCGTTTACTCTACATGTCTAAGATATACTAGTAAATATATTCCATTACTATACTACAATCATTGTGTCTACCTGTATTAGGATTCAACATGATAATAAAAAGGTTATAATGATCAATGTGATAAAATTGAAAGCACAGAAAACGCAAAGTACTGAGAAGAAAACATACCGGGTACCAGCCGCAGTGTGTTATGCGACCTCCTTGGGCGAGTTAATTATGACAAGAAAGACAACTAAGATTTACAACAAAATGGAGGTCATTTCTATACCTGTCACTGTTTGATGAATCAGGTTCCGGTCCCGGTGATGTCTTTAAATCCGTTCTTACTCTCGGTGATGTCTTATTATCGATGCTTAAACTCTCTATGCAGGCCTTTTGAGGTcaaaacatgtaacatacagGATCGAATTGTGAGCGCAACCGGAAAGGTTATCTAAAGACACTAACCTTTAAGCAACAGTACGCATGCGCAATCCAAAGAAAAACCGGTTGGACAAGGGGTTGAACAATGATGGACGTCATAATTGTCTCTTACCTGACAATACTTGATCCCAAACAAGTGACAGACAGAGCGTTTCTGGTCGTCCCTACTGCAGACAAGTAATGACTAGGATTGTTTGTTCCGTGTCAGAAAAATAGTCCCTATTAAACTGTCAAGTTAAGTTGTGAATTTACTTTTAGAAGATATTCTTCTGACCCTCAAAAGGTTGGTCAATCTGAGGTTTCATGACGTCATATCTACTCAAGTGTTTAATGTGAAGGGGACACACGTCAAAGACCAGACCTGTGTACGTGTGCTCTGAGAGTATTTCCGACACCCGTGGGCAATGTTGTCTTTTGGAAGGACAAGTAGAGAGTAAGTCTGTGAACTTCGGCAGTAAACTTACAAAAGAGTTTGCTCTCTCTGAGTCAGATAAAATCACTTAACTTAAACTTGGACTCAAACTGGGTAAAATTTCAGATTATAGTAATATATTAGGATTAACCAACGGAACTTGTGAAACACCTCAGTGGCGAATTAGTGTTCTCATGAATTTGTCTGCTTCACTCATAAGCAAGCTGTACAGTACACCTATGGCTGCGCCCATGTCAAATGTTGCTCCCTGACCTTCTGGGTACAATTAGAGACGCCGGTGGTATACTGTGCTAGTACGTACGGAGTTGAAGGACAGgttttcctgcatttcaggtaAAAGTTTATCGTACTTGCCACATCGGCACTGAAAGGTCTCTGAGACTGTCGTCCATTTTTCTGTGGCATAGGTAAGAAACCGTTTTAAGTCTAGATACAGTACTTCCTTGCTGTCAGACTGACTTCAGCAAGCTGTGAGATATGGACATTTGTCACCCTTGTTCACGACAGCAAGTCGAGAGCAACATTGGCATATCCGTAGGATCATGAAACATTTGGTGTAACTGTAAAGATTAATGGGTAAGGTTTcgatggagaaaaaaaatactaggcaccaaatagcaatcacttaagcaaatggatatgatttttataacggtcagacgtttcaggtaacatcatttaactcatttgcatcaacttcGTCTTAACTTGTCATAAAATACGCCGAATAGCAATTAcccaaacaactggatatgattttattaTTCTATGATGGGTATTGGATATTTACCCCTATGTCATGATTAGTTTTCTAGATACGGGTAAATTGATCAATAAAGGAACAAAACGTTTGATAAGATCAACCCCTCCTTTGTGCCCTCATGCCGTGAATCCAGGTGTTAAGTCCTGTGTTAAGTGTAAGTCCTGTCTTGTAGATGTCTGAAGGACTCAGTTACGACGAGAGACTGTCATCTAGAAGAAGACTTCAGTATAATGTAAACACGTGTGAACAGGTCTCTATCGAGGTCATCGGAATGTCCTTGCCCCGCCATGCACTTATCAGGTTGCTTGACGACCCTTTTCTACAATGACGTTGTGAGAGTGTGTATGTTGAAGTGAAGTCTGGTAATGGTCCCGGTCTATGATGCAAATGGCgtcggtctcactaaataccgaaaacaaccgaaagcaaccgaaaacaacttgatatataccgaaaacaaccgaaaacaactcgacaaataccgaaaacaactcgaagccacctaaaaaatatcaaagcaaTCATGAACAACCTATCAGAACCCGAAAGCCGGAAAACAActcgtaaacaacaacaatgtctattttatcttcatctactggttactatcccttgaattattttctccacggccgagggagagaatggaGTGATTCTGAAGGAAGGATTCTTTCAGCAAAGGGGATGTAGCCGGTGAAAACACCTTTCCTTCGATCACACGCTGTTTTATGGTGTAAAGTAGAAtccttattttgatcatttagtttaatctggggcctctgtggtaatacacgtttgcggttttCCATTGAAATCGATTTGTTATGGCAGCggaaatgcgttataattgagcaagaaatatattagattgttttggttgctagaaaaaaaatgtagtacatATATTAGCTAAATAGGCAGCACAATTTGGCAGTagtaattaataagcaaacctattttcTAAGCAGAGATTTCGTTGGGGGATAGCAGTGACTGCTATTTCTTGTTGTGGCCAATACTACACCAGGCCCCTACCGTTACCTCTGTTTGGAGTTGcacaatagatgccaagtaatatagatatccattgatgagtttgcgagttGACCAAGCAGTCCCCGTTTATAACGTACAGGGTCCGTAAATCTGAAtgcgaacattaa is a genomic window containing:
- the LOC118416384 gene encoding beta-1,4 N-acetylgalactosaminyltransferase 1-like, with the translated sequence MSRDQRSRLFRSALLFFVGCFCGNYWFKFNLTADSVAKREAGSIQAPPGYEVKTILRSLRREHEDIPTEKETLCKCGGQRPSHYLSPWQLANKQKEQAESLERFERRRIDLKDVYNQVEGSSPISYPAHGVYCRPRRKVRLNGVRIDWFDASVVQGQTQLTVQLNAEKGVFDLASSVDYVAAEGEGTAQLTIRTTNPSLLNRQLLYIVYRNTLYDANTFDLVRLQYAGFTATIPVHIQQVQLPWLYDQKGGKFQDRVTVVVKTFYRYSNLKRLIASIHEYYPGTRMVIADDTPSKLFTSVQAPNVDQFRMPENIGYFAGRNLGLSQVSTEYFLYTDDDHYIRNDTRLHMFMSLLDKTNFHLVSATYEKRESKFSSTLEVTGENNHICLLQRYEPNHFHEIPGFPGCYANEICQNFFMASTNEVKSIGFDPDQALARIGHEEIFLSALGRLRTAACRNNVIGHNRKGGPEFKDYGKFRNPGEKSEALRFKYNLFKHNLACTQIDWGMNTTKTKTKK